The following nucleotide sequence is from Hirundo rustica isolate bHirRus1 chromosome 15, bHirRus1.pri.v3, whole genome shotgun sequence.
TCCTGGAGAGCCAGCGCGAGTTCCTGGGACGCTTCCACAGACAAGCAGAGGACAAAAGGGCTCTGCCCATGCTGGCCTCCGCCTGCCCAGGTACGGCTCCAGCCCCAGGTGCAGCCAGAAAGCCGGCAGCTGCTCTCAGAGGTGCAGGTGGAGGGTTTGCACCTTGCAGGATTGTTCTCCTCACGGCGCAGATTAAAGCAGCGGGGTGAGACGTCTTAAAATCAGCCTGGTCTCACGCTTGTTTTACTTCTTGTGCTGAGCTGAGGCTGAAGGTGGTTATTAACGGGCACTAAACCAAACCTGGGGTTTGGGGAGAATGGGCAGAGCGCAAGGGTCTGCtgcttatttaatttaatttaatttaatttaatttaatttaatttaatttaatttaattcgTCAAATGACGTTCCTGCCAGGTTGGATCTGCTACGCCGAGAAGACCCACGGCAGCTTCATCATCCCCCACATCAGCACCACCAAATCCCCCCAGCAGGTGATGGGCTCCTTGGTCAAGGGCTACTTTGCAGAGCAGAAGGTAAAGCTCTAAAAACGCTCttctccctgcacagctcctcaAATTCAGCACCTCAGGCTGTGTTGCGCACGTTTAAGGGTCAATAATTGCCTTGCAGAAGGCAGCAAATCTCCCTCACTCCTGTCTTAGCTAATGAGTAGCGATTAGGGTAGAACAGCAAGCGTGGGCTAATTAAATTAAAGCCTCTGGATTATTTGGGGAAGCTGAGGAATCTCATTTTCAGTGTCTGTGTGCTCCTGGTGTTTAAAGCTGGTGAATAATTTCGGATAAGCGACCCAAGCCGAGGCCGCAGTGGGTGCTTACGTGCACACCGTGGCTTCTCTGAAAACGATCCCTCACTCCCTTCTTGATGCTCTGCTTCTGTCCTTGGCCTGTAACCTCTGGAATCCTTCAGCTGGGAGCAGTTTAAACAAACAgcccgggctggggctgcagcaccagTGGGATCTGTGGTGGGCTCTTCGACACTCGCACGAGGCAGCTGCGGATTTGGGACAAAATCTGGCAGACTCCTGGGAATGTTTGGCACCAGAGACTGGAGCACTCCCCCGGGGTCAGTGAGCTGCCTGCTCAGCCTGTGCCCATTGCTTGGATGATCCCAGGGTTTTTGTGGGACTCCAGATTGTGTCCTGAAGGGCTGAGctttgggagcagggaggaagtTCGTTCCCTAATCCCTTAATTAGGGGTTGGCTTCTCTGCCTGACCTTGGATCATTGCACCGGAGTGAGGGAAacttccaggagctggagagagcCTTGGGAAGGATGGAAAGAGGTGATTCccaagggcctggagtgccaggacacagggaagggctgcccagtgccagagggcagggtcaggtgttgggaaggaattcctccctgggagggtaGGGACAGGCTAGGAtgggattcccagagaagctgtggctgcgcctggatccctggaatgttccaggccaggctggacagggcttggagcagcctgggatggtggaaggtgttggGGTTGGagctggatgggctttgaggtccctcccaacccaacccattcccgGATTCCGTGAAACCTGTGAAGCTGGCTTCTAGGAGAGAAATCATTTCATCTGTGCACAAATCCACAAATCCTCACCAGCAGTGGGGATCATTCCAGGGGCGCAGTGGCGTCGTTTTCCCCGCTCTCCTTCGCTCCTGGGGTGCACTCCCTGAGGACAGGGGGGTTCTTCTGCCCCAGCCTTGTCTCTCTTGCAGCACCTGCCCCCCGACAGGATCTACCACGTCACAGTCATGCCCTGCTATGACAAAAAGCTGGAGGCCTCCAGGCCAGACTTTTTCAACCAGGAATACCAGACCAGGGATGTGGATTGTGTCATCACCACGGGTGAGCAGAGCCGCGGGAGATTCCCAACTCCAGCTAATTCTGGGAGCCTGGCAGGGTTCTTTAGTAACCCTTTGTCTCTGGCAGAGCTTGGGTATTGGTCTGTATTTACGTTTAATGGTGCAAATCACGCCCTGGTAAAATGCAGGTGCAGTTTAGGGATTGCTCTGGgggatttgttttcctgtatCCCAAAAATCAGAGCTCTTTGTGCCTGGTTCTGCTCTAGGAGAAGTGCTGAAGCTGCTGGAGCAAGAAGGAGTGTCCCTGCCAGATgtggatccttctcctctggaCACCGTGTAAGAACAAAATCCCACTTCAGTCATGTTCCCTTTCCTCCAGGATTCAGAGAGTTCAGAATTCCCTGTTCCCTTTCCTCCATGAttcagaaaattcagaattcccctttccctgttccctttcctccatgattcagaaaattcagaattcccctttccctgttccctttCCTCCAGAATTTAAAGAGTTCAGAATTCCCTTTCCTCACCAGTTTAAAGAGTTCAGAATTCCCCTTTCCATGTTCCCTTTCCTCCAGAATTTAAAGAGTTCAGAATTCCCTTTCCTCACCAATTTAAAGAGTTCAGAAttccctttccctgttccctttCCTCCAGGATTCAGAGAATTCAGaattccctttcctccccagtCTAAAGAGTTCAGAATTCCCTGTTCCCTTTCCTCCATGAttcagaaaattcagaattcCCCTTTCTCTGTTCCCTTTCCTCCAGGATTCAGAGAATTCAAaattccctttcctccccagtTTAAAGAGTTCAGAATTCCCCTTTCCATGTTCCCTTTCCTCCAGAATTTAAAGAGTTCAGAATTCCCTTTCCTCCAGGATTCAGAGAATTCAGaattccctttcctccccaaTTTAAAGAGTTCAGAATTCCCTTTCTTCCAGGATTCAGGGAGTTTCAAATCCCCCAACCCCAACCCCCCtgcaccatcccaggctgctcccagccccatccagcctggcctgggccatccccagctccctgagcGCCCTGTGCCGGGTGCCACAACCCTCAGTGCTCCCGGGAGGGCGGGAGGAGCTGCCGTGGGCCGTTCCCGTTGTCCCGGGTCCCCCGGAGCTGTGTTGGAGCCCGGATCCCCGCAGGCTCGGCGGCGcggaggaggagctgggcacgcacggcggcggcggctcgggCGGCTTCCTGGAGCACACCTTCAGACACGCAGCCCGGGAGCTCTTCGGGATCCACGTGGGCTCCATCCGCTACAAACCCCTCAAGTAAGGAGCTGAAACCCCTCTGAACGCTCAGTTCTTTCAgggcatgattttttttaaattttttttttaattttttttttttttttttttggtcgtGTTAAACTTCGCTTCCGTGCTGAGAATTGGCTGCTGAGCAATAAATCGGCCGattccctgcagccagggagaatTTCCCAGGGAGAATTCCAGCCCCTTCCTCGCCCACACCCTGGAGTTTGGCCTGATGGGTTTTCTCACTGATGATTTTTAGAGTAATTATAAAATCGTAGAGTAGTTGAGAAGGCGGAGCTCTCGTGGAGCTGGGATTCCTCACCGCGGCTCAGGCCCGCCAGGGAGATTTGTCACTGATTATTGATCCCAGAAAACCTggtgggaagggtttgggggcTCTGTTTAACTGtagtgaaacagaaaataaatcacctCAGCTGGGGCATTGAGGCTCATCCACATGAGATTCCTTCTGGCTTCCCAGTTATAATTTAACCTATCCTTTGGAATTAATTATATCCCTAACGAGCAACTTCTACAtttaggaagcagaaaaaaccaGTCTCAAAAACttgataaaaatcaaattacttcCTTTTTGTATCAGGACCAGCTATTCCCACTAACCGTAGAAATCTGGAATCCTCCATCGGGGTTTGTTCCCATGTTTTATGCTCCAGCAGAAGTTAAAAATCCCCTCAGGGGCTCCATCAGGGTTGGCTGAAGGAGCTCAGGTCTGTCAGGGAATGTTCCCTGAGCATTTCAGGTTTATCCAGCGCAGATGTCCTTCAGCAAACTCTGCTCAGGTGACCCCAGCGATCCTGGAAGGCTctggaaggaattcctgcccgTTTTTCCGTGGCTGGCACAGAACTAGGACAGCTCCGAGATGAGATTCACAAAGAATTTGGGTTTTGCTCTTTGCTGTTGAAAATAGAAACTCGTTTGGAGAAGGCatttgctgtgctctgctccctcagGAACAAGGACTTCCAGGAGGTGACCCTGGAGAGGGATGGAGAGGTCCTGCTCCAGTTTGCTCTGGCCTATGGATTCAGGAACATCCAGAACCTGGTGCAGAAGCTGAAACGAGGGAAGTGTCCCTATCACTACGTGGAGGTGATGGCCTGTCCCTCAGGTGagcctgaggagcagctccaggcaaTCCAGGGCAGGAAAAACGGGGGGTTCCTCACACCCCCGGGCCCTGACAGCCACAGAGCTGTGCGggcattttcctgcctctgagCCGGTGATTCCCCAGGATTTAAGGAATCGCAGCTAAATTCCGTCACGCAAAATTTGCATGCTTAATTAATTAACTGCTCTTAAGGAGGGTTTCCTGAGTTCTTTGATACCTGAGGGGATTTTCCCCCTGGAGCTGCCCGAACCTGACCGTCACACttacagaaaatgctgctgtggCCAGTAGAGAAAAGATAATCATACTTTATTCCATTTCCCTcttcctgcctggcagctcccttgggagcaggggcagcctgAACCCACTCctggctcctggagctgctccttcccgaggatccacagctctgggagcctCCCAGAGCACATCCCAGGCacttctccctttcctcctgccaggctgggctctggctcCGTGCTGGGGGCAGGAGATAAGAGCTGGCAGattcccctctgccctgctgctgggagataACTGGGAGTGCCCCTCCACTCCTGAGGTGTTTTCACTCCTGCAGCTGTTTGCaggagcagaagaaattaactggagttttattttttacttttcccagctgaacttcttcatcccttgtttcttttggttttttttccttttttttccccccccctacCCCAGGCTGTTTGAATGGAGGAGGGCAGATCAAACTGGAGGGGGAATCCAgcaaggaggagctgcagcaggtggAGAGGCTGTACCAATCCCCCAGGGCTGAGATCCCGGAGGAGAACCAGGCAGTGAGGGAGCTCTACCAGCGCTGGCTGGGCGGCTGGGCCTCGGGGAGGGCTCAGGAGGTGCTGCACACGCGGTACCACGCCGTGGAGAGAGAAAACTCTGCCCTCAACATCAAGTGGTGAGGGCTGCCCGGCCCACCAGACCCTCAGTGCCTTCTGAGCTCGGATTTCTGATTCTTCGCTGTGCCATTCCTGCCTCCGGGAGCGTGCCTGGCACTGCTgattcctgcagctggaggatgAGGTGAGGGGGATAAACCCCAAAGTCTGACAGGAGACGCAGCGGGAGAGGCAGAAACGCATCCCAGGCTGGTGGGACAGACCCTGCGCCGCTCCAGTTCCTGCCAGAAGTGAGGGGTTGAAGGATTTCAATGAGCTCCGGGCTGGGCTTTGTGCCACACCCCGATATTCCTCCCCCGGGCCTTGCTGGGTCGTCACAGCACCCAGTCctgtggctgcctctgctggcacagcctcaTTCCATCGGGAATGCTGGGAATCCATCATTCCATCAGTCAGGAGGCCTGGCGTTGTCCCAGCTCAGTGCCCTGACGGGTCTGTGCCTCGGAGAGGGGGATCCAAACCCTGGCAccatccctggggctgctgggcagggactggAGAGACTGCTGCACAAAACCCTCGTGATTCCTTTCCCTTAAATGATGATAATTTATACCAAGGGCAATttcatctctctcttttcttcctaaTCACACAGCAGGGAGTCAGGGCGTTGTGACGCTTGCCCACCCTCAGCAGCCGCTTCCTGAGGGATAATATCCCTAAATCCAGGCAAAGCAGGCACTTACTGACGGATAACACCCCGAAATTCCCACAAAATAATTCCTGACCTTGGGGCTGGCAGGAACCAAAGCCTCCCCTGCGCTTCACCCCGGTGAACCCACGGAGCAAACGGTGATTTTCACGTTTTTAATGCAAAGCTTTCCATTCCTCAGCCGTGGCTGGTCATTAATGACCTCACAGTGTTCCAAGGCATCGAGCTCCCCCCGCTGCAAATCGGTGCTTCCAGGGAATTCCCTTTTTCCATGCAGGGATTTGGCTGAATCCCTGGGAAatgtgggcagggagaggccCCAGCCTGGAGTCAGCCCAGAAATGCACAATCAGTTGAAGCTAAATTAGCTGGAAATGAAATCAAATAATAAAGGAACTGGTCACACCCCCAGGATCCCTGTTCTGGCACCAGGAATTTCTCCCAGCTTGGAGGTGTGGAGCAGGCTCAGGGCTGCTTCAAACCCACAGGAGCCCCCAGGACAAATAAAATCCCAAAGGAACACGCAGGGAACATCCACAACTCCAGCATTTCATGGCAGCTGAGGAATTCAGGCCACGGTACCAAGGGAGATTTTGCAGCTGgataaattaaaaggaaatcaaaactATAACTtaataaaagggggaaaaaaaaggaaaaaccttgGTCCGGTTTGTAGCacaggaaaaaagccccaaaccagaCTCCAGTGGCAACAAAGACGTTCACAGTCCAGAGGTGAAAATCCCTGAAATCAACTCCGGGAGCTGCCATCAAACTCTCATTTTctccacaaaaccaaaaaccctaAAGGGAATGACTTCACCGGTGGGAAGTGCCTCCCCACAGCTGCAAACAGAACTCTGCTCCTTTCTCACTTAAAAATGACCAAAAAGCCCTGGTTTTGCACCAAGTGAAGGTTGGGGAGCCCCAGGTGCTCCCTGGCTCTTGAGGACAATGTCCGTGGAGTTGGCACCGAGcctttcccagtttttatcttgGCGGGGGGGGGAAAGCAAAAAGCAAGGGATGCCTGGCAGCACTTTGTCCTTGGCTGCCTAAAATCTGTCCCCACCTTGGGAAATCCCGTCCTGGGGCAGACCCCGGGCCCCACCTGGACACCCCACACGCTCCCTGGGCTCCCCAAGGCGGCGACTGGGCCACAAATCCCTGTGGGACCTAGgaacaaacagggaaaaaggggaaaatcccaTCCAAAGCCTGCTGTGTGAGGGGTTTgtcagcccagggctggaggtgggtGGGTGCTGGTGCCACCAGCgcattcccagtttcccagggGATCCGAGT
It contains:
- the CIAO3 gene encoding cytosolic iron-sulfur assembly component 3, whose product is MAARFSGVLQLTELDDFIAPSQECIKPVKVDKKAGKAAAKIRIEADGSYFQVNQDGEAQKLEKAKITLNDCLACSGCITSAESVLVSQQSHEELCRVLALNKAAAAHEQKVVVVSVSPQSRASLAARCKLGLLETAQKLSAFLKSLGVHYVFDTTFSRNFSLLESQREFLGRFHRQAEDKRALPMLASACPGWICYAEKTHGSFIIPHISTTKSPQQVMGSLVKGYFAEQKHLPPDRIYHVTVMPCYDKKLEASRPDFFNQEYQTRDVDCVITTGEVLKLLEQEGVSLPDVDPSPLDTVLGGAEEELGTHGGGGSGGFLEHTFRHAARELFGIHVGSIRYKPLKNKDFQEVTLERDGEVLLQFALAYGFRNIQNLVQKLKRGKCPYHYVEVMACPSGCLNGGGQIKLEGESSKEELQQVERLYQSPRAEIPEENQAVRELYQRWLGGWASGRAQEVLHTRYHAVERENSALNIKW